A genomic region of Armatimonadota bacterium contains the following coding sequences:
- a CDS encoding PD40 domain-containing protein, translating to MKRSLATVGYFGAALAVSTLVIAATTTRVSVDSSAAQSNNDSFDPSISADGRYVAFGSHADNLVAGDTNGRQDVFVHDRVTGATTRVSVSSGGAQASNTSDVPSISGDGRFVAFASDSDDLVSGDTNLVRDIFVHDRVTGVTERVSVSTAGVQGNAMCDFTAISGDGRWVVFESDASNLVAGDTNGFTDIFVRDRLTGQTFPVSSDPGNFQGNGRSYRPSNVSNLPSVAFTSDASNLVAGDTNGFADIFVSGENIELELVSVSSSGVQGNGDCDERSAISTDGRFVAFSSAADNLVSGDGNGVNDIFVRDLLTEVTTRVSVDSSGIEANGQSLAPYVSADGRFVSFTSFASNLISGDTNNKADVFVHDRVMHTTIRVSESSAGGQGDGDSFLSPISADGTIVAFDSAATNLVAGDTNGFFDIFVNVRTVPEVVLPDSFSLFRGILTGGGLSDLFASDDSWMTVLPGITLNQAERQVQLVIVGTSPTETLTELRFRLEAHAEINNIGQWIELWNYDTNSYEQVDFMIATLADSIVEVSITTNPERFIEAGTKEMRAKVSYKEAGIVLSFPWLISFDQTVWVIVR from the coding sequence ATGAAAAGATCGCTTGCCACCGTTGGATACTTCGGAGCTGCACTGGCGGTTTCGACTCTGGTGATAGCTGCCACCACTACGCGCGTCAGCGTGGATTCATCAGCGGCTCAATCGAACAACGACAGCTTTGACCCATCGATATCGGCGGACGGTCGGTACGTGGCGTTCGGGAGCCATGCCGATAATCTCGTGGCGGGCGACACGAACGGGCGGCAGGATGTATTCGTTCACGACCGCGTGACCGGCGCGACCACGCGAGTGAGCGTCAGTTCCGGTGGCGCGCAAGCAAGCAACACCTCCGATGTGCCCTCGATATCCGGTGACGGACGATTCGTGGCCTTCGCCAGCGATTCAGACGACTTGGTCTCCGGCGACACAAACTTAGTCCGAGACATTTTTGTCCATGACCGCGTCACCGGGGTTACTGAGCGCGTGAGCGTCTCGACAGCGGGCGTCCAAGGCAATGCCATGTGCGACTTCACCGCTATCTCCGGCGACGGACGGTGGGTGGTCTTCGAGAGCGACGCAAGCAATCTCGTCGCTGGCGACACGAATGGCTTCACCGACATCTTTGTTCGTGATCGCCTAACGGGGCAGACGTTTCCTGTCAGCAGCGATCCTGGAAATTTTCAGGGTAATGGCCGAAGTTACCGCCCGAGCAACGTATCCAACTTGCCGTCTGTCGCGTTCACTTCTGATGCAAGCAACCTAGTAGCGGGTGATACAAACGGTTTCGCAGATATCTTTGTTTCCGGAGAGAATATCGAGCTGGAACTCGTCAGTGTCAGCTCATCCGGCGTGCAAGGAAATGGAGACTGCGACGAGAGATCCGCTATCTCAACCGACGGCCGCTTCGTCGCGTTCAGCAGCGCTGCGGACAACCTGGTATCCGGCGACGGCAACGGCGTAAACGACATCTTCGTGCGAGACCTCTTGACCGAGGTGACCACGCGGGTCAGCGTTGATTCGTCGGGAATCGAGGCAAACGGCCAAAGCCTCGCGCCGTACGTGTCGGCCGACGGGCGGTTCGTGTCCTTTACAAGCTTTGCATCCAACTTGATCTCCGGTGACACGAACAACAAAGCAGACGTGTTCGTCCATGATCGAGTGATGCACACGACGATTAGGGTCAGCGAATCCTCGGCAGGAGGGCAAGGCGACGGGGATAGTTTTCTGTCCCCAATCTCTGCCGACGGAACGATCGTTGCATTTGATAGCGCAGCGACGAACCTCGTGGCTGGCGATACGAACGGCTTTTTCGACATCTTCGTGAACGTGCGCACAGTGCCGGAAGTAGTTCTGCCGGACAGCTTCTCGCTGTTCCGCGGGATTCTAACCGGCGGCGGGCTGAGCGACCTGTTCGCCAGCGACGACAGCTGGATGACGGTGCTGCCGGGGATCACGCTGAACCAGGCTGAGCGGCAAGTGCAGCTCGTCATCGTCGGCACTTCTCCGACTGAGACGCTGACCGAGCTTCGGTTCAGACTGGAGGCCCACGCCGAGATCAACAACATAGGACAGTGGATCGAGCTGTGGAACTACGACACGAACTCGTATGAACAGGTCGACTTCATGATCGCGACGTTGGCGGACTCGATAGTCGAGGTGAGCATCACGACGAATCCGGAGCGCTTCATCGAGGCGGGCACGAAGGAGATGAGGGCCAAGGTCAGCTACAAAGAAGCTGGCATAGTGCTCTCGTTCCCCTGGCTGATCAGCTTCGACCAGACCGTGTGGGTTATCGTTCGGTAG
- a CDS encoding ankyrin repeat domain-containing protein encodes MATSWTRPLIAVIVSVLLTSQLAAQPGPQPIESIDIRVLRASTIFVGTIVDYPDERDDYFLRVVTFEVSETLKGGHNERFKAKLPYLNEMLDRLKNEQTRLLLFVNSADDLRANFINLDEVDIVVSKLDFTLIYGTEPLLKYVREVVREYPSVNYIHGFRMQPPETDVGAIWKRQFERPGVAGLYVPVDERLHERAKQWILSEDADERYLGVQALYEYESAETIEIMKSMLGDPSEVPRTAAASNRGIEVREYNVRRLAWQILKNWGVEVGEPQLYVEEPKHEQLEKLLWQGPITSDDYQTLEQFSNLKTLTLWGTPLTGEHLEVITQLDTVTELGISYGDIHDGDIWYLSQLPNLTRLSFNIVGVSDLAIGGIAAIKSLQTVTFNETEITDGGIAELRRLRPDLAIELTQTPSIINHYANRGDIAGIRRILDNNPAARDQEDRFGYTAMQLATLRQNVDILKLFLRRGASIDTENSEGQTPLHIARTVSIAKTLIGLGANVNHKDKNGNTPLHIALNKSRGSDFTRFLLANGADPFAMNHEGQLPLGRLANTFQQHRDEIEQYMSMVKDVAPFGPPALQTSVVCENNIYSLQPDDDIARNWATEAHGKFFGRLGWTKTPSGRDFLGPFGQQAVVLKLDGLREHENVRIEIDLFIMGSWDGNGDGAGPDIIDVRIPGVGMLLHTSFFNNTEGDRAGLPLQSFPDRYGLGYHTGYQGAAEVKTLGYVERYPRNAVYTLSFTIAHSGADLEIEISGFTVPQSYVKTLLEDEIWGIGGLRVFTD; translated from the coding sequence ATGGCAACTTCGTGGACTAGGCCGCTCATTGCGGTCATCGTTTCAGTTCTTCTCACATCTCAGTTGGCGGCACAACCCGGCCCCCAGCCGATCGAGAGCATCGATATTCGGGTGTTGCGTGCGAGCACGATCTTCGTCGGCACGATCGTCGATTACCCCGACGAGCGAGACGACTACTTCTTGCGCGTCGTCACCTTCGAAGTAAGCGAGACGCTGAAGGGTGGGCACAATGAACGCTTCAAAGCGAAACTTCCCTACTTGAACGAAATGCTCGACCGCTTGAAAAACGAGCAGACCAGACTCTTACTGTTTGTTAACTCTGCGGATGACCTAAGGGCGAACTTCATCAATTTGGATGAAGTCGACATCGTTGTCTCGAAGCTTGACTTCACTCTCATCTACGGCACTGAGCCCCTGTTAAAGTACGTACGCGAAGTTGTCAGGGAGTACCCCTCCGTCAACTATATCCACGGGTTTAGGATGCAGCCGCCAGAGACCGATGTCGGCGCGATCTGGAAACGACAGTTCGAAAGACCTGGGGTGGCAGGACTGTATGTTCCGGTCGATGAACGCTTACACGAGCGCGCGAAGCAGTGGATTCTCTCCGAAGACGCGGACGAACGATACCTTGGTGTCCAGGCCTTGTACGAATACGAGAGTGCTGAGACCATCGAGATCATGAAGAGCATGCTCGGAGACCCGTCCGAGGTTCCCAGAACTGCGGCAGCGAGCAACAGAGGGATCGAAGTGCGCGAGTACAACGTACGCCGCCTCGCTTGGCAAATCCTCAAGAACTGGGGCGTTGAAGTCGGCGAGCCGCAGTTGTATGTAGAGGAGCCGAAGCACGAGCAGTTGGAGAAACTGCTCTGGCAAGGACCGATCACGAGCGACGACTACCAAACCCTTGAGCAATTCTCAAACCTCAAGACCCTCACCTTGTGGGGCACGCCGTTGACAGGTGAGCATCTCGAAGTCATCACTCAGCTGGATACGGTGACCGAACTGGGGATCAGTTACGGCGACATCCATGACGGCGACATTTGGTATTTGAGCCAATTACCAAACCTGACAAGGCTCTCGTTCAACATCGTCGGAGTCTCAGACCTGGCGATTGGTGGAATCGCAGCAATCAAGAGCCTGCAAACCGTGACGTTCAACGAGACGGAGATCACTGACGGCGGGATCGCTGAACTCCGACGTTTGCGGCCTGACCTCGCGATCGAACTGACACAGACACCCTCCATCATCAACCACTACGCAAACCGTGGCGACATCGCCGGTATCCGGCGGATACTCGATAACAACCCGGCAGCCCGCGATCAAGAGGACAGATTCGGCTACACAGCGATGCAACTCGCAACGCTTAGGCAGAACGTTGACATTCTCAAGCTCTTTCTACGGCGCGGTGCGTCAATCGACACGGAAAATTCTGAAGGGCAGACACCTTTGCATATAGCACGAACCGTCAGCATCGCCAAGACCCTGATCGGGCTTGGGGCAAACGTGAATCACAAGGACAAGAACGGCAACACGCCCCTGCATATCGCTCTCAATAAGAGTCGGGGGAGCGACTTTACTCGCTTCCTTCTGGCAAACGGAGCTGATCCGTTCGCGATGAACCACGAAGGACAGCTTCCGCTCGGTCGCCTGGCAAACACGTTCCAGCAGCACCGCGATGAGATCGAGCAGTACATGTCGATGGTGAAAGATGTCGCCCCGTTCGGTCCACCTGCTTTGCAGACGAGTGTCGTTTGTGAGAACAACATCTATTCGTTACAACCCGACGATGACATTGCAAGAAATTGGGCGACAGAAGCGCACGGAAAGTTCTTCGGCCGATTGGGCTGGACGAAGACCCCGTCCGGTCGCGATTTCCTCGGCCCGTTTGGTCAGCAGGCAGTGGTGCTGAAACTAGACGGTTTACGGGAGCACGAGAACGTCCGCATCGAGATCGACCTCTTCATCATGGGCTCCTGGGATGGCAACGGCGACGGAGCGGGGCCGGACATCATCGACGTGCGAATCCCTGGTGTGGGAATGCTGCTCCACACGAGCTTTTTCAACAACACCGAGGGCGACCGGGCTGGTCTGCCGTTGCAGTCGTTTCCGGATCGTTACGGGCTCGGTTATCACACCGGGTACCAGGGCGCGGCTGAGGTGAAAACGCTCGGCTATGTCGAGCGGTACCCCCGCAACGCGGTCTACACGCTGTCGTTCACGATCGCGCACTCAGGCGCTGACCTTGAGATCGAAATCAGCGGCTTCACAGTTCCGCAGTCGTACGTTAAGACGCTGCTGGAAGACGAAATCTGGGGCATCGGCGGCTTGCGCGTGTTCACGGACTGA
- a CDS encoding MinD/ParA family protein: MRTIALTSGKGGVGKTSISINIAIALTRMGKRVALFDADLQLANIDVMVGCHSEYNLQHVLNGEKTLREIMTPGPAGISLVTGGSGVSQLIHAGPKRMATFFSQIDELEEDFEFLIYDTAAGLDNRVFAFLKRADETLVVATPDATSITDAYALIKVLYRREPDAIVRVIVNRVRNEQEARSVFRVIKNTAHEYLDTDILYGGSIRYDAAFDDSMRERRALLEAFPNAKCAADFETVARELCIPVYRNTSAA; encoded by the coding sequence ATGAGAACAATCGCTTTGACAAGTGGAAAGGGAGGCGTCGGGAAAACGTCGATCTCCATCAACATCGCGATCGCGCTGACGCGGATGGGCAAGCGCGTTGCGCTCTTCGACGCCGATCTCCAGCTAGCAAACATCGACGTCATGGTGGGATGCCACTCTGAATACAACCTCCAGCACGTCCTCAACGGCGAGAAAACCTTGCGAGAGATCATGACCCCCGGCCCAGCGGGCATTTCACTCGTAACTGGCGGTTCGGGAGTATCCCAGCTTATACACGCCGGACCCAAGCGCATGGCGACCTTCTTCTCGCAGATCGACGAGTTGGAAGAGGACTTCGAATTCTTGATCTATGACACGGCCGCAGGACTTGATAATCGCGTGTTCGCCTTCCTCAAGCGTGCAGACGAGACGTTGGTCGTCGCAACCCCAGACGCGACGAGCATAACCGATGCCTACGCGCTCATCAAGGTGCTGTACCGACGAGAGCCCGACGCAATCGTCCGCGTCATCGTCAACCGAGTCAGGAACGAGCAAGAAGCGCGCTCCGTCTTCCGGGTGATCAAGAACACGGCGCACGAGTACCTTGACACGGACATCCTATACGGTGGATCCATACGATACGACGCCGCCTTTGATGATTCGATGCGCGAGCGACGCGCCTTGCTCGAAGCGTTTCCAAATGCAAAGTGTGCCGCCGATTTTGAAACCGTGGCACGCGAGCTCTGCATTCCAGTGTATCGAAATACAAGCGCGGCGTAG
- a CDS encoding DUF3500 domain-containing protein, which yields MRKFGTIGLALLGVAAIGVSTRTLDTVDAANEFLASLDRTQHRDAVKQTDDDYRTRWRYTPASRQGVSWKSMTADQEEKATALLRSVLSDVGMKKAGVVRELEQVLGEIERNPRGRDHEQYFFTFFGTPSKSSEWAWRYEGHHISLNFAYKGSKLVASTPQFFGSNPAEVMAGPKKGLRMLPKEQDVALRFLASLSDGQRSKAVLSQRAPRDIFTGESRTAKRQANEGLKYSDMTGEQQKALQNLIRVHAEAQRPDEANRRMGQLAAVEFESIVFAWMGGAKAGEGHYYRIQGPTFLIEYDNIQNNANHVHAVWRDFDGDFGRDVLGEHYASSPHHGN from the coding sequence ATGCGAAAGTTTGGGACCATAGGGCTCGCGCTCTTGGGAGTCGCCGCGATCGGCGTGAGCACGCGCACGCTGGACACGGTTGACGCGGCAAACGAGTTCCTGGCCTCGCTGGATCGGACGCAGCACCGCGACGCCGTCAAACAGACGGACGACGACTATCGGACGCGTTGGCGGTACACGCCAGCCAGCCGGCAAGGCGTCTCGTGGAAGTCCATGACCGCAGACCAGGAAGAGAAGGCAACAGCGCTCTTGCGATCAGTCTTGAGCGATGTAGGGATGAAGAAGGCGGGCGTCGTAAGAGAGCTGGAGCAAGTCCTTGGCGAGATCGAACGAAACCCGAGGGGGCGCGATCACGAACAGTACTTCTTCACGTTCTTCGGCACGCCGTCCAAGAGCAGCGAGTGGGCGTGGCGGTACGAGGGCCATCACATCTCGCTGAACTTCGCGTACAAGGGTTCAAAGCTGGTCGCAAGCACGCCGCAGTTCTTCGGCTCCAACCCCGCAGAGGTAATGGCGGGTCCGAAGAAGGGTTTAAGGATGCTCCCGAAGGAACAGGACGTCGCCTTGCGGTTTTTGGCGAGCCTCTCTGACGGTCAGCGCTCCAAGGCAGTGCTGTCTCAGCGGGCGCCTCGCGACATCTTCACCGGAGAATCGCGGACTGCCAAGAGGCAGGCTAACGAGGGGTTGAAGTACAGCGATATGACCGGCGAACAGCAGAAGGCTCTCCAGAATCTGATCAGAGTCCACGCCGAAGCGCAGCGTCCGGACGAGGCCAATCGCCGTATGGGTCAGCTTGCGGCCGTCGAGTTCGAGAGCATCGTGTTCGCCTGGATGGGTGGAGCCAAGGCAGGCGAAGGGCACTACTATCGTATCCAAGGGCCGACGTTCCTCATCGAGTACGACAACATCCAGAACAACGCGAATCACGTGCATGCGGTTTGGCGAGACTTCGACGGCGATTTCGGTCGCGACGTGCTGGGCGAGCACTACGCGTCGTCTCCGCACCATGGAAACTAG
- a CDS encoding ParA family protein, producing MICKTLCFASAKGGSGKTVVAASLAKLLGALGRKVVLIDADAATNGLTLFNLQEVRKWGEISISQGNEPLGIFEWDRDGPPPGIMRLDSNVFFLPATFAFQNTENTLPDRFRMSLTSAVQIMREEYEFIIIDAQAGSDVFACVAMSREVSDEVVIVAEYDPVSAAGVERLKGLLRNDLTYDRTWVLLNKMLPDFAKSYGDFLEVAKYLPPLPWDSDVIMAYARRKLAINLEEVNEYTIGFLRMAETLLGDEVKSSFEKWKTKLESQLRRPLLIRQHELEAKLDALVHLRADLENSGRAKRRRAVLSLYVFATAIMTSLIWAVTFTSPDYRAWPAWILFVIGIVSLVLFSVAHTMWTRVSRTADLEVERARLRRQERYLEDKLKTVQSLVSADFDEIVKGSGRTS from the coding sequence ATGATCTGCAAGACATTGTGTTTCGCGAGCGCTAAGGGCGGTTCAGGGAAAACCGTGGTGGCAGCGTCCCTTGCAAAGCTCCTCGGGGCCCTCGGAAGGAAGGTAGTACTCATCGACGCCGACGCTGCCACCAACGGTCTTACGCTCTTCAACCTCCAAGAAGTACGGAAATGGGGCGAGATTAGCATCTCACAAGGAAACGAGCCTCTGGGCATTTTCGAGTGGGATCGAGACGGGCCTCCTCCAGGAATCATGAGACTTGACTCTAATGTATTCTTCTTGCCGGCGACATTCGCCTTCCAAAATACAGAGAACACCTTACCGGATCGCTTCCGGATGTCCTTGACGTCGGCTGTTCAAATAATGAGAGAGGAATATGAATTCATCATAATAGATGCCCAAGCTGGATCGGATGTGTTTGCTTGCGTTGCAATGAGCCGTGAGGTATCGGACGAAGTCGTGATTGTTGCGGAGTACGATCCGGTCTCTGCGGCGGGTGTTGAGCGCCTAAAGGGCCTGCTGCGAAATGACCTGACCTATGATCGCACTTGGGTGTTGTTGAACAAAATGCTTCCGGACTTCGCTAAGTCCTACGGAGATTTTCTGGAAGTAGCCAAGTATCTGCCGCCGCTACCTTGGGACTCTGATGTAATCATGGCTTATGCTCGGCGCAAGCTGGCAATTAACCTAGAAGAAGTAAACGAGTACACGATCGGCTTTCTTCGAATGGCCGAAACGCTCTTAGGAGATGAAGTCAAGTCATCGTTTGAGAAATGGAAGACGAAGCTTGAGTCCCAACTAAGGCGTCCCCTTCTCATTCGCCAGCATGAATTGGAAGCGAAACTGGATGCACTCGTTCACCTGCGGGCCGACCTTGAGAACTCGGGACGCGCAAAGCGCCGCCGTGCAGTATTATCGCTTTACGTGTTTGCGACGGCCATTATGACCTCCCTGATTTGGGCCGTCACTTTCACTTCCCCCGATTACCGAGCCTGGCCTGCGTGGATTCTCTTCGTCATAGGGATCGTCTCGCTTGTCTTGTTCAGCGTCGCACATACGATGTGGACTCGGGTAAGCCGAACGGCGGACCTAGAAGTCGAGCGGGCGCGGCTGCGGCGTCAGGAGCGCTACCTTGAAGATAAGCTGAAGACGGTCCAGTCATTGGTATCAGCAGACTTCGACGAGATCGTCAAGGGCAGCGGGAGAACGTCGTGA
- a CDS encoding DinB family protein, with the protein MTVEQLNDAWRVNNAVNLELLEMCEDEHFEFKPGKGKTIRSNWTHIVSVRGHWLKERMQKESAHLKKLDWKTATRKDILSALDVTNDLMQQLFQKMEESDRAGRFDTTVKFFAYCIAHEAHHRSQIEIALRINGHEPEDILLYGLWDWPKK; encoded by the coding sequence ATGACAGTCGAACAACTGAACGACGCGTGGCGCGTGAACAACGCCGTCAACCTCGAGCTGCTGGAGATGTGCGAGGACGAGCACTTCGAGTTTAAGCCCGGGAAAGGGAAGACTATCCGCTCGAACTGGACGCACATCGTCTCAGTCCGAGGCCACTGGTTGAAGGAGCGAATGCAAAAGGAATCAGCGCATCTCAAGAAACTAGATTGGAAGACCGCGACGCGCAAGGACATCCTCTCGGCTCTCGACGTGACGAACGACCTGATGCAACAGCTGTTTCAGAAGATGGAGGAATCGGATCGCGCGGGCCGGTTCGATACGACCGTGAAGTTCTTTGCGTACTGCATCGCCCACGAGGCGCACCACCGATCGCAAATCGAGATCGCCTTGCGCATTAACGGCCACGAGCCCGAGGATATCTTGCTGTACGGGCTTTGGGACTGGCCGAAGAAGTGA